In Streptomyces sp. NBC_00704, a genomic segment contains:
- a CDS encoding beta-ketoacyl synthase N-terminal-like domain-containing protein translates to MSVLLPGAPGLDAYWRNLRDGVDAIGEAPEGRWDAGFYRPGTASAPAVADRVYARRGGFVDGLAQVEVTRFGIMPNSVAGTEPDQLIALHVASAALDDAGGADRLPDRGRVGVILGRGGYLTPGLVRLDQRVRTAGQLVRTLGELLPDLTGDQLDRVRAAFTERLGPDSPESAIGLVPNLAASRVANRLDLRGPAYTVDAACASSLIAVDQAVGELASGRCDMMLAGGVHHCHDITLWSVFSQLRALSPSQRIRPFHRDADGILIGEGTGVVVLKRLADAERAGDRIYAVIRGTGVAGDGRAAGLVNPDPGGQARAVRQAWRAAGLDPAAPGSIGLLEAHGTATPAGDGAELTTLADVFGPGDADAVLGSVKSMIGHAMPAAGVAGLVKAALAVHHRTLLPTLHCDDPHPALARTRFRTLEKAADWETTGRRPVRRAAVNAFGFGGINAHVVLEEAPGARARRTDVQARPALRVAEPERVLLLAADSPARLATLLDADDSAVRAAGLDADRPHPQAGPARLGVVDPTAKRLALARRAVTRERPWHGRSDVWFRPGPLLGAGHDGPAFLFPGLEGDFTPQIDDVAAHFGLPALTLDAGRADDVGRHGFGVVAVGRLLDAALRRAGIVPGAVAGHSVGEWTAMTAAGLYSGDEVDAFMSAFDPDSVTVPGLAFGAIGASAESVLAALRDEDGDRAGLVLSHDNAPGQSMVCGPQAAVEAFVRARRAQGVLSQVLPFRSGFHTPMLRPHLAPIEEAARRFRLHPPHTPLWSGTTAAPFPADEAGVRALFVRHLLEPVRFRQLTEALHTAGHRVFVQVGPGQLGSLVGDTLGARDHLVVAANSPHRGGLAQLRRVATALWTAGAAVSPSLRRAGTAAGGRRPPVRLDLGGALVSLAPGRLAELRAELRVGPRGESYRDPGASAPAPGPGGPSPLDALANGSPMAAELSALLRETADTAAALMSARTTGPTGPARTAGTAGTPGTPGTPGTPGTSGTSGPARTSGTPGTSGPARTSGTPGTPGTSGPARTSGTPGTPGTSAPAASPSRGPRRTTVRVSPDTMPYLLDHCFFPQRPGWPETADRWPVVPATTIVQHIVDAALETAPGAVAAAVHGARFEEWLTATPAVDVPVTVTPEEPGRLAVSFGPRARATVELAAAHPAPPPAPWPVDPRDERTPDHTAAQLYAERWMFHGPAFQGVAELTAIGERHVRGRLRTPAAPGALLDNVGQILGYWIMATRAERTVVFPVGMREMRFYGPHPAPGTEVGCLVRIASLTDTLLEADVQLTAGGTVWAELYGWQDRRFDNDPQTRPVERFPERHTLSEARPGGWMLLHERWPDLASRELIMRNSLGGAERAEYARHAPRGRRQWLLGRIAAKDAVRRWLWDQGEGPVFPAELRVHNDDAGRPYVTGVHGRALPALDVSLAHCAEAAVAIVRPHRPGPGPGIDVEEVVERAPQAMAAALGDGELRLLRRLSEQTGDGEALWFTRFWAAKEAVAKSEGSGFGGRPRDFAVLDATPAGDRLTVAGRLARACTVHCAPAANPPRLPERAYAVAWTTGQPTAEEYDAR, encoded by the coding sequence ATGTCGGTGCTGCTGCCGGGCGCCCCCGGCCTGGACGCCTACTGGCGCAACCTGCGCGACGGCGTGGACGCGATCGGCGAGGCGCCGGAGGGGCGCTGGGACGCCGGGTTCTACCGGCCGGGCACCGCCTCCGCCCCGGCCGTCGCGGACCGGGTCTACGCCCGCCGGGGCGGATTCGTGGACGGGCTCGCGCAGGTGGAGGTCACCCGGTTCGGGATCATGCCGAACTCGGTGGCCGGTACCGAGCCCGACCAGCTGATCGCGCTGCACGTGGCCTCGGCCGCCCTCGACGACGCGGGCGGCGCGGACCGTCTGCCCGACCGGGGGCGGGTCGGCGTGATCCTGGGCCGGGGCGGCTATCTCACGCCCGGTCTGGTCCGGCTCGACCAGCGGGTGCGCACCGCCGGGCAACTGGTGCGCACCCTGGGCGAGTTGCTGCCCGACCTGACGGGTGACCAACTCGACCGGGTGCGTGCCGCGTTCACCGAGCGGCTCGGCCCGGACAGTCCCGAGTCGGCGATCGGCCTGGTGCCCAACCTCGCCGCCTCCCGGGTCGCCAACCGGCTCGACCTGCGCGGCCCCGCCTACACGGTGGACGCCGCCTGCGCCTCGTCGCTGATCGCCGTGGACCAGGCGGTGGGCGAACTCGCCTCCGGGCGCTGCGACATGATGCTCGCCGGGGGCGTCCACCACTGCCACGACATCACGCTGTGGAGCGTCTTCTCCCAGCTGCGCGCCCTCTCGCCCAGCCAGCGCATCCGCCCCTTCCACCGGGACGCCGACGGCATCCTGATCGGCGAGGGGACGGGGGTGGTCGTCCTCAAGAGGCTGGCCGACGCCGAGCGGGCCGGCGACCGGATCTACGCCGTGATCCGGGGCACCGGCGTGGCCGGCGACGGCCGGGCGGCCGGACTCGTGAACCCCGATCCGGGCGGCCAGGCGCGGGCGGTGCGGCAGGCCTGGCGGGCGGCCGGACTCGACCCCGCCGCACCCGGCTCGATCGGCCTGCTGGAGGCGCACGGCACCGCGACCCCGGCCGGTGACGGCGCCGAACTCACCACGCTGGCCGACGTGTTCGGTCCCGGTGACGCGGACGCCGTGCTGGGGTCGGTGAAGTCGATGATCGGGCACGCGATGCCGGCCGCCGGGGTCGCCGGGCTGGTCAAGGCCGCGCTCGCCGTCCACCACCGCACGCTGCTGCCCACCCTGCACTGCGACGACCCGCACCCCGCCCTGGCCCGCACCCGGTTCCGCACCCTGGAGAAGGCGGCCGACTGGGAGACCACCGGGCGCCGGCCCGTGCGCCGTGCCGCCGTCAACGCGTTCGGGTTCGGCGGGATCAACGCGCACGTCGTGCTGGAGGAGGCGCCGGGCGCCCGCGCGAGACGTACGGACGTGCAGGCCCGCCCGGCCCTTCGGGTCGCCGAACCCGAGCGGGTGCTGCTGCTGGCCGCCGACTCACCGGCCCGTCTGGCCACCCTCCTCGACGCCGACGACTCCGCCGTACGGGCCGCCGGACTCGACGCGGACCGGCCGCACCCGCAGGCGGGGCCCGCCCGGCTCGGCGTCGTCGACCCGACCGCCAAGCGGCTCGCCCTGGCCCGTCGCGCGGTGACCCGCGAGCGGCCCTGGCACGGCCGCAGCGACGTCTGGTTCCGGCCCGGCCCCCTGCTGGGCGCCGGGCACGACGGGCCGGCGTTCCTCTTCCCCGGCCTGGAGGGCGACTTCACCCCGCAGATCGACGACGTGGCCGCCCACTTCGGCCTGCCCGCGCTCACGCTCGACGCGGGCCGGGCGGACGACGTGGGCCGGCACGGCTTCGGCGTCGTCGCCGTCGGCCGCCTCCTCGACGCGGCGCTGCGCCGCGCCGGGATCGTGCCGGGCGCGGTCGCCGGGCACAGCGTCGGCGAGTGGACGGCGATGACCGCGGCCGGGCTGTACTCGGGGGACGAGGTCGACGCGTTCATGAGCGCCTTCGACCCGGACTCGGTGACGGTGCCCGGCCTGGCCTTCGGGGCGATCGGGGCGTCGGCCGAGAGCGTCCTGGCCGCCCTGCGCGACGAGGACGGGGACCGGGCGGGCCTGGTCCTGTCCCACGACAACGCGCCCGGCCAGTCGATGGTGTGCGGTCCGCAGGCCGCGGTGGAGGCGTTCGTGCGGGCGCGGCGCGCCCAGGGCGTCCTCAGCCAGGTGCTGCCGTTCCGGTCGGGCTTCCACACCCCGATGCTGCGCCCCCATCTGGCGCCCATCGAGGAGGCCGCCCGCCGGTTCCGGCTGCATCCGCCGCACACCCCGCTCTGGTCGGGCACGACCGCCGCGCCGTTCCCCGCCGACGAGGCGGGCGTGCGGGCCCTGTTCGTGCGCCACCTGCTGGAACCGGTGCGGTTCCGGCAGCTGACCGAGGCCCTGCACACCGCGGGACACCGGGTGTTCGTGCAGGTCGGGCCGGGTCAGCTCGGTTCCCTCGTGGGGGACACGCTGGGCGCTCGCGACCATCTGGTGGTCGCCGCGAACTCGCCCCACCGCGGCGGACTCGCGCAGTTGCGCCGGGTGGCCACCGCGCTGTGGACGGCGGGCGCGGCGGTGTCGCCGTCCCTGCGCCGCGCCGGGACGGCGGCCGGGGGCCGGCGCCCGCCGGTGCGGCTGGACCTGGGCGGCGCGCTGGTCTCCCTGGCCCCCGGACGGCTCGCCGAACTGCGGGCCGAACTGCGCGTAGGACCGCGCGGCGAGTCCTACCGGGATCCGGGTGCGTCCGCCCCCGCGCCGGGCCCGGGCGGCCCGTCGCCGCTGGACGCGCTCGCGAACGGCTCCCCGATGGCCGCCGAACTGAGCGCCCTGCTGCGCGAGACCGCGGACACGGCCGCCGCCCTCATGTCCGCGCGGACGACGGGTCCGACGGGCCCGGCGCGGACGGCGGGGACGGCGGGGACGCCGGGGACGCCGGGGACGCCGGGGACGCCGGGGACGTCGGGGACGTCGGGCCCCGCGCGGACGTCGGGGACGCCGGGGACGTCGGGCCCCGCGCGGACGTCGGGGACGCCGGGGACGCCGGGGACGTCGGGCCCCGCGCGGACGTCGGGGACGCCGGGGACGCCGGGGACGTCGGCGCCCGCCGCCTCGCCGTCGCGGGGGCCGCGGCGCACGACCGTCCGCGTCTCCCCCGACACGATGCCGTACCTGCTGGACCACTGCTTCTTCCCCCAGCGGCCCGGCTGGCCCGAGACGGCCGACCGCTGGCCGGTCGTCCCGGCGACGACGATCGTGCAGCACATCGTGGACGCGGCCCTGGAGACGGCCCCCGGCGCGGTGGCAGCCGCCGTGCACGGCGCGCGCTTCGAGGAGTGGCTCACCGCCACCCCGGCCGTCGACGTGCCGGTCACCGTGACGCCCGAGGAGCCGGGCCGCCTCGCCGTCTCCTTCGGTCCGCGCGCCCGCGCCACGGTGGAACTCGCCGCCGCCCATCCCGCGCCGCCGCCCGCGCCCTGGCCGGTCGACCCGCGCGACGAGCGCACCCCGGACCACACCGCCGCCCAGCTGTACGCCGAGCGCTGGATGTTCCACGGACCGGCGTTCCAGGGGGTCGCCGAGCTGACCGCGATCGGCGAACGCCATGTCCGCGGACGTCTGCGCACCCCTGCCGCTCCGGGCGCCCTGCTGGACAACGTCGGACAGATCCTCGGCTACTGGATCATGGCGACCCGGGCCGAGCGGACCGTGGTGTTCCCGGTGGGGATGCGGGAGATGCGCTTCTACGGGCCGCATCCGGCGCCGGGCACGGAGGTGGGCTGCCTGGTGCGGATCGCCTCGCTCACCGACACGCTCCTGGAGGCGGACGTCCAGCTGACGGCCGGGGGGACGGTGTGGGCGGAGCTGTACGGCTGGCAGGACCGCCGCTTCGACAACGACCCGCAGACCCGGCCCGTCGAGCGGTTCCCGGAGCGCCACACCCTGTCCGAGGCCCGGCCGGGCGGCTGGATGCTGCTGCACGAGCGGTGGCCGGACCTGGCGTCCCGCGAGCTGATCATGCGCAACTCCCTGGGCGGCGCGGAGCGCGCCGAATACGCCCGGCACGCGCCGCGCGGTCGCCGGCAGTGGCTGCTGGGCCGGATCGCCGCCAAGGACGCGGTGCGCCGGTGGCTGTGGGACCAGGGCGAGGGCCCGGTCTTCCCGGCGGAGCTGCGGGTGCACAACGACGACGCGGGCCGCCCGTACGTCACCGGGGTGCACGGCCGGGCCCTGCCCGCGCTGGACGTCTCGCTGGCGCACTGCGCGGAGGCGGCCGTGGCGATCGTGCGGCCGCACCGGCCCGGCCCCGGACCGGGGATCGACGTCGAGGAGGTCGTCGAGCGCGCCCCGCAGGCCATGGCTGCCGCCCTCGGCGACGGCGAACTGCGGCTGCTGCGCCGCCTGTCGGAACAGACGGGCGACGGCGAGGCCCTGTGGTTCACCCGGTTCTGGGCGGCGAAGGAGGCCGTCGCCAAGTCCGAGGGCTCCGGATTCGGCGGCCGGCCACGGGACTTCGCCGTGCTCGACGCGACACCGGCCGGCGACCGGCTGACCGTCGCGGGCCGCCTCGCACGCGCCTGCACGGTGCACTGCGCTCCGGCCGCCAACCCGCCCCGGCTGCCGGAGCGCGCCTACGCCGTGGCATGGACGACGGGACAACCGACCGCTGAGGAGTACGACGCCCGATGA